The following coding sequences are from one Methanohalophilus halophilus window:
- a CDS encoding Ppx/GppA phosphatase family protein, producing the protein MKFAAIDVGSNAIRLLFSRVEDETGQPYFERVSLLRIPLRLGDDAFINKKISEEKADKLVELMQAFRHLINVYQPIEYMAYATSAMRESKNHKKIVNRIKKECDIDLQVIEGKKEAKVIYSNHIEKILDRNGSYLYIDVGGGSTEITFFKGKHAVKSRSFNIGTIRIKEGLVPKRNWKRMKKWIKDTLEDEENVCAIGTGGNINKLFKHAGKKEGKPLKYKKLKRTSNYLGKFTVEERIIKFNMKPDRADVIVPASKVYLSAMKWGNINKIYVPKIGLADGMVHVMYKKHKENFV; encoded by the coding sequence ATGAAATTTGCTGCTATTGATGTAGGGTCCAATGCTATCAGACTCCTGTTTTCACGGGTAGAGGATGAAACCGGCCAGCCTTATTTTGAAAGGGTTTCCTTGCTCAGGATACCGCTGAGGCTGGGTGATGATGCATTCATCAACAAGAAAATATCCGAAGAAAAAGCAGACAAACTTGTAGAATTAATGCAGGCTTTCAGACACCTAATAAATGTCTACCAGCCTATAGAATACATGGCTTATGCAACATCGGCAATGCGAGAGTCTAAAAATCACAAAAAAATAGTAAACCGGATCAAAAAAGAATGTGATATCGACCTGCAGGTCATTGAAGGAAAAAAGGAAGCAAAAGTAATTTATTCCAATCACATAGAAAAAATACTGGACAGGAATGGGTCATATCTATACATCGATGTAGGAGGAGGAAGTACCGAAATTACTTTTTTCAAGGGAAAACATGCGGTCAAATCCCGCTCTTTTAACATTGGAACAATCCGGATAAAAGAAGGGTTGGTGCCAAAGAGGAATTGGAAAAGGATGAAAAAATGGATCAAAGATACTCTTGAAGATGAAGAAAATGTTTGCGCAATCGGTACTGGAGGAAATATAAACAAATTATTCAAACATGCCGGAAAAAAAGAAGGAAAACCCCTGAAATATAAAAAACTCAAACGAACGTCAAACTACCTGGGCAAGTTCACTGTTGAAGAACGCATAATCAAATTCAATATGAAACCGGATCGTGCTGATGTAATCGTACCGGCTTCAAAGGTGTACCTATCAGCTATGAAGTGGGGAAATATCAATAAAATCTATGTCCCAAAGATTGGTCTTGCCGATGGTATGGTTCATGTAATGTACAAAAAACATAAAGAAAATTTTGTCTGA